Below is a window of Desmonostoc muscorum LEGE 12446 DNA.
TTGTCCCAGTACACACCAAACAATCACGCCGAAAACCAAACTTATCTGCAATTTCAGAACGTAATTCCGCCACGGGAGTACCAGGTGGTAAAACTCTGGGTAGTTGAATCGGTATTTGCAACTTTTGCAGCCATTCTGGGTATTTCAACTCTTCCACGTCATAACCCAGCTTTAAAGCGTTGTGGTAGTCGCTAATGCCTAAATACCCATGCAGCAGAAATCCTAGCCAATCTGCTTGATGCAGGAAATATCTAGCTTCAGCAAAAGAAGGTAATTGCTTCATCCAAATCAGTTTGCTAAGGCTAGAGGTGGCACTTAAGACGGTATGATTGGGGGGTGCTATGCTCCTCAAATCATCTAGCACAGATGATCCCCGCGCGTCGTTGTACAATAGCGGTGCGTCTATTGGCTTACCAGCAGCATCCACCAGCAAGACAGTGGAAGAAGTACCGTTAATGGCGATCGCCCCAATTTCTCGCCGCAATCCCTCAGGTATGTGTTCTAGCAGCGCAAACAAAGCCTCCTGCCAACAACTCGGCATCACCGCAACTGGTAAATCCTCAAAAGGATATCGAACCTCTGCCTGGATGCTAGCTTTCTCATCAATCACCACACCGCGTGCGCCAGATGTCCCGAAGTCGATACCCAAATACAAACCCATAGATTTATAAATTTTTTTAATGGATAATAACTAACGACTACTGATCGATAACTGCTTTTGTTGCATCTTGTAACAAGATCTTCCACGAATCTGGCAAAACAAGGAAAAGTAGTAAACGAACAGTTCAAAATCTATTCAAGTTAGGAGATTAAGAGCCATGCCTATCTTAGACACTCTGTACATCGCTCAAGTATCTTCCCTCTCAGATACTCAAGTGTACATCGCTCTAGTTGTGGCGCTGATTCCAGGAGTTCTAGCTTGGCGCTTAGCCACAGAACTTTACAAATAAGGCTACGATGTGACACAGTTGAAAAGCTAATAACCCTGGCATTACGGGGGTGCAATTTTCAAACGCTTACGGCTTTACGCCCTGAGTAGTTATGAAGCTCTGCACTTACGTAAGCCAGGTTATTTTTTAACTTGTGCAGCACTTGTAGCTATTTCCAAAAAATGAAGTAATATGACAGCTAAATCAAGCATTCAGGAGTTCTGAGTCTTGTTAGCTTTGTTCTCTACGAGAGGCTGTGCCCTAAGCGTAGCTATGCCGCACGCTTTACGGGGCTTTGAGCCAGTGCTGAGTAAGGTTAAAAAACCTGAGTGAGAAACTTATTACTTCTTCCTAACTACTCAGCACTGGCTCAACCCCCCGCTGCCGCTAACAGCAATTAGCACTTTTCATAGTGCTTCCCTTCACCAAGAGAGGTTATTTTTTAGGATCATGAACGCGATTCAACCTTCGAGACCACCGTCAGAACCGATACAAAAACGCCGGGTCATTCCCCGCCCAAAGCGGCATCTTCGTCAACGTTCTTACCAAGTGATGGCATTGGAAAGTACTGCCAAGATCGCTGTTAATCTTTTCATTACAGCCGCCGCCGCATCTGCCTTGGTACAACTTTTGCCTTATCACTGGTTACAGCAAGAAAAATTGCGAGAAATTCACACTGAAGTCAACTTGATGCAAGGACACGTCAACAATTTACAGGCAGAATTTAGCCGTAACTTTGATCCCCAGCAAGCTAAAAGTATTAGACAACAACAAGGATATCGATTCGATCCCAGCCAGCGTCGGGTGGTGCTGATGAATCAGGATGGGAGAGTAATTGAACAAACAGATTTATTACCCTAAGAGAAATATCGAATTTGGGATTATTCTGTTCCTTGTGATTTTGGCTACGTATAAACCGGGTGAAAATTTATATTATTACTAGTAAATAACAGCGTCCCTATACTCCAATTCCAAATTCAAAATGAAGAATTCATTTTTGGAATCTTGAATTTGCCAGAATGGCTCATCTACCAATTAGGACGCCCAGGAGATAGCAGCTCGTTAAGCCAATTTTCGAGTTGTAAACGCAAGCGATAACCAGTAACGTCCTTACTGTTGTTTACAGGAGGTAGTTGAGTAAGGGCACGACGATAATCCGCGATCGCACAATTCCAGTCACCCCAAAGATGATAAGTCCTGCCACGTTCAGCCCAAATGTGACCTTCGAGTTGACCGAAAAGCAGTGCTACCTCAAAATTCTCAATTGCCTCTTCGTATTGACCCAAATCGCGTAAAGTAATGCCTCGGTTAATCCACGCCCGGACGTAACGAGGATTCAAATTAATCGCTTCACCATAGTCAGTGAGTGCTGCTGCTAATTCCCCACAAGCAGCATAGTAATTTGCTCGATTGTTGTAAGCACTAGGCAAATACGGGTTTAGTTTGAGGGCGGTGTTATAGTCGCAAAAAGCTTTTTGCATTTCACCACTTTGGAAATAAATCAGCCCCCGGTTGTTGTAGTGAATCGCATTGTCAGGATGGCGGAAAATTAGTTGGCTTAAAAGTGCGATCGCTTCAGTATAATTTCCTTCTTGAGCCAACTTCAAAGCATAAGAGCGTAAGTAACTGTCCTCTAATTCACTGCGATCGCTTGTTCTCTGATCTTGATAATTATTGGTATTATTGATAACAAGTTTTTTATACTGATTACTTGGATGGTCACCGGAAGCTAAAAATGGGTGAATATTCATATATTTATTCCTAAAATGCCTGCTTTGTGAAATCAAATTCTAGTTTTTATTTACTAGTGTATTTACGAATATGTCTATTTTTAGAGTATTTAAGGTTACGTAAAAACCATCCTCAGAGAGAACTTAACTACTCACATAAGTGGAAATCTGCGCCTTAAATAAACCATTGCTCCTCAAACCTAATCATGGATACTTGATCCCTAAGGTGAATTCCAGAAATAGCCAAGATAAATTTCCCAGATCGTTATCGCTGCGGGATTGGGGACTGGGGATTGAAAAATTTGTTGTCAGTCTCCAGCACCACGCGACCAGTAAAAAATTAAAAATCCTGTATTTCTAAGCTTTTGAAACATTCGGAATGCTATTCTTATTCACCTATTTCCGCAAGGAGGCTCACACTGAACCCTTCGGGTTCAGTGTTGAGTTTTTACCAGATAAATCCTTGCTACAACACGACTATTTTGATGTAATATACTCATACGTGATTAGGTCGAAATCATGGAACAA
It encodes the following:
- a CDS encoding tetratricopeptide repeat protein; translated protein: MNIHPFLASGDHPSNQYKKLVINNTNNYQDQRTSDRSELEDSYLRSYALKLAQEGNYTEAIALLSQLIFRHPDNAIHYNNRGLIYFQSGEMQKAFCDYNTALKLNPYLPSAYNNRANYYAACGELAAALTDYGEAINLNPRYVRAWINRGITLRDLGQYEEAIENFEVALLFGQLEGHIWAERGRTYHLWGDWNCAIADYRRALTQLPPVNNSKDVTGYRLRLQLENWLNELLSPGRPNW
- the psaM gene encoding photosystem I reaction center subunit XII, giving the protein MPILDTLYIAQVSSLSDTQVYIALVVALIPGVLAWRLATELYK
- a CDS encoding slr1601 family putative cell division protein; its protein translation is MNAIQPSRPPSEPIQKRRVIPRPKRHLRQRSYQVMALESTAKIAVNLFITAAAASALVQLLPYHWLQQEKLREIHTEVNLMQGHVNNLQAEFSRNFDPQQAKSIRQQQGYRFDPSQRRVVLMNQDGRVIEQTDLLP